The Capra hircus breed San Clemente chromosome 2, ASM170441v1, whole genome shotgun sequence genome window below encodes:
- the SMPDL3B gene encoding acid sphingomyelinase-like phosphodiesterase 3b — MRLPEVLIFLASWGVARAAPGKFWHISDLHLDPDYKVSEDPLQVCPSAGSQPVPNAGPWGDYLCDSPWILINSSIYAMKEIEPEPDFILWTGDDTPHVPNERLSEVAVLQIVKQLTQLIREAFPDTKVYAALGNHDFHPKNQLPAGSNNIYNQVAELWRPWLSNESVTLFKEGAFYSEKLPGLSGAGRIVVLNTNLYYSSNEQTAGMADPSQQFQWLDEVLTKASQAGEMVYIIGHVPPGFFEKTRNKAWFREGFNEEYLKVVQRHHRVIAGQFFGHHHTDSFRMFYDGAGAPISVMFLIPGVTPWKTTLPGVVNGANNPGIRVFEYDRATLSLQDMVTYFLNLSQANALGAPRWELEYRVTEAYGVPDAGARSMHAALGRIASDQGALQRYYVYNSVSYDTRACDEACRAEHVCALREVAFDRYAACLRGPGVVPAPCLALLPAALLGLRALLVS, encoded by the exons GGAAGTTCTGGCACATCTCTGACCTGCACCTGGACCCTGACTACAAGGTGTCTGAAGATCCTCTCCAGGTATGCCCGTCTGCAGGCTCCCAGCCAGTGCCCAACGCAGGCCCCTGGGGCGACTACCTCTGTGATTCTCCCTGGATCCTCATCAACTCCTCCATCTATGCCATGAAGGAGATCGAGCCAGAGCCGGACTTCATCCTTTGGACTGG CGATGACACACCACACGTGCCCAATgagaggctgagtgaggtggcCGTGCTACAAATAGTGAAGCAGCTGACTCAGCTCATCAGGGAGGCCTTTCCAG ataCTAAAGTCTACGCTGCTTTGGGAAATCATGACTTTCACCCCAAAAACCAATTACCTGCAGGGAGCAACAATATCTACAACCAGGTAGCAGAGCTGTGGCGACCCTGGCTCAGTAACGAATCTGTCACTCTCTTCAAAGAAG GTGCCTTCTATTCTGAGAAACTGCCAGGGCTGAGCGGGGCTGGGCGAATCGTGGTCCTCAACACCAACCTGTACTACAGCAGCAATGAGCAGACGGCCGGCATGGCGGACCCCAGCCAGCAGTTCCAGTGGCTGGACGAAGTGCTGACCAAGGCCTCCCAGGCTGGGGAAATG GTGTACATCATCGGCCACGTGCCCCCGGGCTTCTTTGAGAAGACACGGAACAAAGCATGGTTCCGGGAGGGCTTCAACGAGGAGTACCTGAAGGTGGTCCAGAGGCATCACCGAGTCATCGCAGGGCAGTTCTTTGGGCACCACCACACCGACAGCTTTCGGATGTTCTATGACGGTGCAG GTGCCCCCATCAGTGTCATGTTCCTTATACCTGGGGTCACCCCGTGGAAAACCACGTTACCTGGAGTGGTCAATGGAGCCAACAATCCAGGCATCCGGGTGTTTGAATACGACCGAGCTACGCTGAGCCTGCAG GACATGGTGACCTACTTCTTGAACCTGAGCCAGGCGAACGCGCTGGGGGCGCCACGCTGGGAGCTCGAGTACCGGGTGACCGAGGCCTACGGGGTGCCGGATGCAGGCGCCCGCTCCATGCACGCGGCGCTGGGCCGCATCGCCAGCGACCAGGGCGCGCTACAGCGCTACTACGTCTACAACTCGGTCAGTTACGACACGCGGGCCTGCGACGAGGCGTGCCGCGCCGAACACGTGTGCGCGCTGCGCGAGGTGGCCTTCGACCGGTACGCAGCTTGCCTGCGCGGCCCCGGCGTCGTGCCCGCGCCCTGCCTCGCGCTCCTGCCCGCGGCGCTGCTGGGCCTGCGCGCGCTGCTCGTGTCCTGA